The following proteins are encoded in a genomic region of Mycolicibacterium confluentis:
- a CDS encoding glycoside hydrolase family 16 protein codes for MNRRSVMFMMGLGVAATTLPAGMASAEPEIPPGPPGSASGGPTPPSAATTPAFIFQDEFNGPAGTPPDPAWWHIVPEREQIRNPNEWDKPFNMGRYVTDQEHVFQDGNGNLVIRATRGPGTTIQEKYASGKVVGLWRGGIGTTWEARVKLNCLTDGAWPAFWLLNDDPVRGGEIDLVEWYGNRDWPSGTTVHARLDGESFATNPHPIDSAWHRWRMSWTPAGMYFWKDYQPGMEPFFEVPANSLQDWPFNDPGYTLVPVFNIAIGGSGGREPAGGSYPAEMLIDWIRVFQG; via the coding sequence ATCAATCGCCGCAGTGTGATGTTCATGATGGGCCTGGGGGTGGCAGCGACAACGCTGCCTGCCGGGATGGCCAGTGCCGAACCAGAAATCCCGCCCGGGCCGCCCGGGTCGGCGTCCGGAGGGCCGACACCGCCGTCGGCCGCCACCACGCCAGCGTTCATCTTCCAAGACGAGTTCAACGGCCCGGCGGGCACGCCGCCGGACCCGGCGTGGTGGCACATCGTGCCCGAACGTGAGCAGATCAGGAATCCGAATGAGTGGGACAAGCCGTTCAACATGGGGCGGTACGTCACCGATCAGGAACACGTCTTCCAGGACGGCAACGGCAACCTGGTCATCCGGGCCACCCGCGGGCCGGGCACCACCATCCAGGAGAAGTACGCCAGCGGCAAGGTAGTCGGCCTGTGGCGGGGCGGGATCGGCACCACCTGGGAAGCCCGCGTCAAGCTCAACTGCCTGACCGACGGGGCGTGGCCGGCGTTCTGGCTGCTCAACGACGACCCGGTCCGCGGTGGCGAGATCGACCTGGTGGAGTGGTACGGCAACCGAGACTGGCCGTCGGGCACGACGGTGCACGCCCGGCTCGACGGGGAGTCGTTCGCCACCAACCCGCACCCGATCGACAGTGCTTGGCACCGGTGGCGGATGTCGTGGACCCCGGCGGGGATGTACTTCTGGAAGGACTACCAGCCCGGCATGGAGCCGTTCTTTGAGGTTCCGGCGAACTCGCTGCAGGACTGGCCGTTCAACGATCCGGGTTACACCCTGGTGCCGGTGTTCAACATCGCAATTGGCGGTTCCGGTGGCCGTGAGCCGGCCGGGGGCAGTTACCCGGCGGAGATGTTGATCGACTGGATCCGGGTCTTCCAGGGCTGA